From Hyla sarda isolate aHylSar1 chromosome 12, aHylSar1.hap1, whole genome shotgun sequence:
ttACTCCATCTCAggtccaacccgctaactacttctcagttcatcaaacatttacgcatttcggtcgggtcgctgggaggagtcccgacttcattatccggtcactccttccgtattggcgcagctacagccaattctaagcacggggtcccagcccacgtaatcatgaaattaggatgttggaaatgcggatgctacatgcagtatttccctaaccctcgcaaagaaatggctagcgcatttCAGTCTCTTGTGTTGCAAtccgcaataaacaaatgtttgtttaaatccgggttttgccctcttttccaggcatattctttacgccgcagttatggcacactccaaactgcttagttgaggttgataggttattggttacagttggttgttaggttagtattagggttttacgcatttcagtcatgtagcaacgaccacaaatggaaaggcctgcgcagctggcctgtaattgtgggaggagcgggatgactataaaactcacggctctcctcccttcaatgacgccgtgggttcttcgctcccacccgcccccccttcttttcattccatcacacttaccacagggtatgccctcttttccaggcatattctttacgccgcagttatggcacactccaaactgcttagttgaggttgataggttattggttacagttggttgttaggttagtattagggttttacgcatttcagtcatgtagcaacgaccacaaatatatatattcgtaatgacgattttttttttgcgaatatgcaaatatcggaacccagtcagaggacactgatccctcccttcttttaggtgaaagatataatcgcgcatgcgcactatgcaaatttcacgaaaatttgggctttaaaaaaaaatgaacatagcaaatatgcaaatattcacgaatatgttaacatttgcgaatatcggcacttccagtcagaggacactgatccctcccttcttttagcttcttTTAGGTGTaagatataatcgtgcatgcgcactatgcgaatttcatgcaTATTTTCGCATAGAAAAAAAaccaacatagcgaatatgcgaatttcgcaaacataggacgaatatttgtccatatatttgtgaaatatcatgAACATGGCCCCTGCCGCTGATCACTGATCTCCAATTACTATTCCTTTCTTCTTTTAGTCTATGCAACTATGAGGGACCTTTCTAAGAAAGAATATCTGCTGGAGTGTGTGCGCGGCTGCCACGCTGATACCTTCGAGATTCTGCAGATGGATGTCACCGACCAGCAGTCAGTGTTGGCCACGACTAAGAAAATAAAAGAAGAGCGCGTAGACATTCTAGGTAGTTCCATGGTCCCTTTGTGTTCTGTATTTGTAGATTGTCTTTATATCATCATTCCATTCTTAACCCAATAGTATGCAACGCTGGTATTGGACTGATGGGGCCCCTGGAATGTCACTCCTACGAAACAATGAAGAAGATATTTGACGTCAACCTCTTCGGTACGGTCGGCACCATCCAAGCCTTTCTCCCCGGGATGAAGCGAAGGAAATCAGGACGGATCATTATTTCCAGCAGTGTAGGGGGCCTACAAGGTACGAGATGTCtacccccctttaaaggggtactccggtcaaaagcatttttttccacatcaactggctccagaaagttaaacagacttgtaaattacttctattaaataaaaataaaaaatgtaatccttccagtacttatcagctgctgaagttgagttgttctttccagtctgaccacagtgctctctgctgacacctctgtccatgtcaggaactgtccagagaaggagcaaatccccatggaaaaactctcctgctctggacagttcctgacatggacagaggtgtcagcagagagcactgtggtcagactggaatgaacaactcaacttcagcagttgataagtactagagggaataagattttttattagaagtaatttacaaatctgtttaactttctggagccagttgatatgaattcttttttttttactggagtacccctttaaccccttaagaacgcagcccattctgaccttaaaggggtcctccggtgataaacaatttttttttatataaatcaactggtgccagaaagctaaacaaatttgtaaatgacttctattaaaaaatctttactcttccagtacttttcagcagctgtatgctacagaggaaattcttttctttttttgtcttgcccacagtgctctctgctgacacctctgtctgtgtcaggaactgtccagagcagcataggtttgctatgaggattttctcctgttctggacagttcctgatacgggcatcaggtgtcagcagagagcactgtggacaagtcaaaaaagaaattcaaaaagaaaagatacagctgctaaaaagtactggaagggtaaagattttttaatagaagtcatttacaaatctgattaactttctggcaccagttgattaaaaaaaaaatatatatatatatatatatatatatatatatatatatatatatatatatatatatatatatatatatatatatatatatatatatatatatatatattttccacccaatggcgctccttctcttctgagcatcatAGTGCGCCCGCtgagcaaatcaccagtttaggcctcaaatgtacatagtgcactctcactcctgaaccttgttgtgcgttcgcagagcattttacatccacatatggggaatttccgtactcaggagaaattgcgtttaaaattttgggggtctttttttccttttacctcttatgaaaacgaAAGGTATGGGGAACCACCAGCAGTtttatcttttcataaggggtaaaaggagaaaaagactccaAAAATTTgttgcgcaatttctcccgagtatggaaataccccatatgtggccttaaactgttgccttgaaatacaacagggctccagagtgagagagcgccatgcgcatttgtgtttttagagtgcattcacacggccagggtttacagtgaatttcctgcttggagtttgagctgcggtggaaaatttgctgcagctcaaacttaaagcgggaaactttctgtaaacccccacctgtgtgaatgtaccctgtacattcacatgggggggctaaCCTttaacagttgcaaaactacaactcccagcatgcacagaccgtgcatgctgggagttgtagttatgcaacagatggaggcacacaggttgggaaacactaagttaggtaacagactaccacaaTGTTcccgcaccagtgtacctccagctgttgctaaactacaactcccagcatgcatggtctgtcagtgcatgctgggagttgtagttttgcaacagctggaggcacatgggttgggaaacgatgagttaggaaacagacagtgtttcccaaccagtgtgccaccagttgttgcaaaactacaactcccagaatgccccaacggccgacgtcatgagggggtggggctatgacgtcacgagctcccgatgccgactccagcgttcgtaacagtttgttccaaacgcggagcagcggagtaccccttaaggtgaaaatgggtacTGGGGACTCTAATGTGAGAGGATACGGTAAATACATTACCCCCTTCTGTTTTATAGGTGTCCCCtttaatgatgtgtactgtgccaGTAAATTTGCTGTGGAGGGCTTCTGTGAGAGCATGGCCATTGTTCTCCAGCATTTTAATATACAGTAAGTAGAACCAGAGGTACATTGGTTGTTGGTTGTGAGGGGCCCTCATGGCTCCATTGACCCAAATGTAGATCACCGTGAGATTCTACTGAGATCTAATTTTGGCAAAAacacaggcaggggggggggggggagatttatcaaaacccgtccagtggAAAAATtgtccggttgcccatagcaaccaatcagatcgctgctttcagttttaacaaggcctctgcaaaatgaaggaagcgatctaattggttgctatgggcaactgggcaacttttcctttgcacaggttttgagaaatctaccCCAGAGGCCTTAAATGcaggtgtgttaaaggggtactccggtggaaaactttttttttttttttttaaatcaactggtgccagaaagttaaacagatttgtaaattaaaaaaaa
This genomic window contains:
- the HSD17B1 gene encoding 17-beta-hydroxysteroid dehydrogenase type 1 isoform X2 translates to MRDLSKKEYLLECVRGCHADTFEILQMDVTDQQSVLATTKKIKEERVDILVCNAGIGLMGPLECHSYETMKKIFDVNLFGTVGTIQAFLPGMKRRKSGRIIISSSVGGLQGVPFNDVYCASKFAVEGFCESMAIVLQHFNIHVSLIECGPVNTNFMNNLHMSDPSDGQLQSVDGDTRSLYAQYLQHCQTIFQDVAQDTDEILQVFLEAIEAPAPSLRYFTTQFFMPLIKLKLQCASGSEYVRAMHKFVFSGSKPKEQHH